The Salinibaculum sp. SYNS191 genome has a window encoding:
- a CDS encoding type II/IV secretion system ATPase subunit → MGDATLELADDEGGNTSDRGTVPPPLPPDDPEAWYAPDVRAQYEVHPGVVVTVSDRGTDFAYDVREPPLTATDRDALDRVESHFADAHLDRPRTREGAVERMTEGFSPKHERVIDRLVDCSPAARRRVTYHALAGLACLDDLTPYALDDAIDVADTTDEGIVVHTSDYAPAETALSSDPEYIDRFASERIDRHTVSFHDFEIPVILYRENLLGNDPFTTKYAVREPDLLPGDEDLIAEAKERLWETAVDGVIEDKTTFVRERAEELLARRLRGRNTRAWVDAVGNRVRAALAEYGLAVPPVDRRYADDRLSDLVYYVLRDYVGYGKLTIPIRDPTLEDIEANRVGERIKVIPRTATGHGERVPTNLVFEAEQPFVNVVTQLAAADGTELNASTPSAKVNLSPDGLDETIRCAVALPTVSEDGPHISIRKQREDVLTPTDLVRGNSLPTELVALLWLAYEHHGVVLFSGPTGVGKTTLMNAHMPFVPFRDRPISIDEGSREVRLPHETGVSLTTRDHESDHKRVTMADLMTECNYLNPDVEVIAEVNTTESFETFAESLNTGHGLIGTTHAEDVETLVNRVVEQGIPPYLLRELDLVVFPRRADGERYVGEVVELLDERQFRDLDRDERCGVVRKQGTAVYWNTVAWREPDGDYGFAYDHPALRDGEGTGQSATDRRVCNLRTFERIATLTDRSVDAVEDEFHRKHRYVQYFVREGIDDFGDLFDLLADLETDEAATVERLHRQRTPEESTLGTGAGDD, encoded by the coding sequence ATGGGCGACGCGACGCTCGAACTCGCAGACGACGAGGGAGGGAACACGTCCGACAGGGGCACTGTCCCGCCGCCGCTGCCACCCGACGACCCGGAGGCCTGGTACGCGCCCGACGTGCGCGCGCAGTACGAGGTTCATCCGGGCGTCGTCGTCACGGTTTCCGACCGCGGCACCGACTTCGCCTACGACGTGCGCGAGCCACCCCTAACCGCCACAGACCGGGACGCGCTCGACCGGGTCGAGTCCCACTTCGCCGACGCCCACCTCGACCGACCGCGGACGCGCGAAGGTGCCGTCGAGCGGATGACGGAGGGGTTCAGCCCGAAACACGAGCGCGTCATCGACCGACTGGTCGACTGTTCGCCGGCCGCCCGCCGGCGCGTGACCTACCACGCGCTCGCCGGGCTCGCGTGTCTGGACGACCTGACGCCGTACGCGCTGGACGACGCCATCGACGTCGCCGACACGACCGACGAGGGCATCGTCGTCCACACGAGCGACTACGCGCCGGCCGAGACGGCCCTCTCGTCCGACCCCGAGTACATCGACCGGTTCGCCAGTGAGCGCATCGACCGTCACACCGTCTCGTTTCACGACTTCGAGATTCCCGTCATCCTCTACCGGGAGAACCTGCTCGGCAACGACCCGTTCACGACGAAGTACGCCGTCCGCGAACCGGACCTGCTGCCCGGCGACGAGGACCTCATCGCCGAGGCCAAGGAACGACTCTGGGAGACGGCCGTCGACGGCGTCATCGAGGACAAGACGACCTTCGTCCGCGAGCGCGCGGAGGAACTGCTGGCCCGGCGACTCCGCGGGCGCAACACCCGCGCCTGGGTCGACGCCGTGGGGAACCGGGTCCGCGCGGCGCTCGCCGAGTACGGTCTCGCCGTCCCGCCGGTCGACCGCCGATACGCCGACGACCGCCTCTCCGACCTGGTCTACTACGTCCTGCGGGACTACGTCGGCTACGGGAAACTCACGATTCCCATCCGCGACCCGACGCTGGAGGACATCGAGGCCAATCGCGTCGGCGAGCGAATCAAGGTCATCCCGCGAACCGCGACCGGCCACGGCGAGCGGGTGCCGACGAACCTCGTCTTTGAGGCGGAGCAACCCTTCGTCAACGTCGTCACCCAGCTCGCCGCCGCCGACGGGACCGAACTCAACGCCTCGACGCCGAGCGCGAAGGTCAACCTCAGCCCGGACGGCCTCGACGAGACCATCCGGTGTGCGGTCGCACTGCCGACGGTCAGCGAGGACGGCCCGCACATCTCCATTCGCAAACAGCGCGAGGACGTACTCACGCCGACCGACCTCGTCCGCGGGAACAGCCTCCCGACCGAACTCGTCGCCCTGCTGTGGCTGGCCTACGAACACCACGGCGTCGTCCTGTTCTCGGGTCCGACCGGTGTCGGCAAGACGACGCTGATGAATGCCCACATGCCCTTTGTCCCCTTCCGCGACCGGCCAATCAGCATCGACGAGGGCTCCCGGGAGGTCCGCCTGCCCCACGAGACGGGCGTCTCGCTGACGACGCGCGACCACGAGAGTGACCACAAGCGCGTGACGATGGCCGATCTGATGACCGAGTGCAACTACCTCAACCCCGACGTCGAGGTCATTGCGGAGGTCAATACGACCGAGAGTTTCGAGACCTTCGCCGAAAGCCTCAACACCGGTCACGGTCTCATCGGAACCACTCACGCCGAGGACGTGGAGACGCTGGTCAACCGGGTGGTCGAGCAGGGCATCCCGCCGTACCTGCTCCGCGAACTCGACCTCGTGGTGTTCCCGCGCCGGGCCGACGGCGAGCGCTACGTCGGCGAGGTCGTCGAACTGCTCGACGAGCGGCAGTTCCGCGACCTCGACCGCGACGAGCGCTGCGGGGTCGTCCGCAAACAGGGAACCGCCGTCTACTGGAACACCGTCGCCTGGCGCGAACCCGACGGCGACTACGGGTTCGCGTACGACCATCCAGCCCTCCGCGACGGAGAGGGAACGGGCCAGTCGGCGACCGACAGGCGCGTCTGCAACCTCCGGACCTTCGAGCGCATCGCCACCCTGACCGACCGGTCGGTCGACGCCGTCGAGGACGAGTTCCACCGGAAGCACCGATACGTCCAGTACTTCGTCAGGGAGGGCATCGACGACTTCGGCGACCTGTTCGACCTGCTGGCCGACCTCGAAACCGACGAGGCCGCGACTGTCGAGCGGCTCCACCGACAGCGCACGCCCGAGGAGTCGACTCTCGGAACGGGGGCGGGTGATGACTGA
- a CDS encoding hydantoinase/oxoprolinase family protein, with protein MDSGTVRLGVDVGGTFTDVVLVADGEVTTAKVPTTESDQSEGVLAGIAAACEAAGVAPECVDQFRHAMTVSTNAMLEGTGARTALVTTEGFQDVLAIGRQDRPALYDLDATRPDPLVPAERRYEVDERATPDGIERRVDEGEVDDVAAAIADSEAESVAVSFLHAYAHPENERRVAERLRERLDAPVVASHETLAAFREYERTATTVADAYVTPVIDAYLGRLERAAAERDLPAVQVMQSNGGIADTATVRNHGVETVLSGPAAGVVGASLFEDDAHEGIITFDMGGTSSDVSLVRDGDVEETTDADIAGHPVRVPMVDVETVGAGGGSIAHVDAGGALRVGPESAGADPGPACYGKGGDEPTVTDANLVLGYLGADTELGEGLTLDAERARAVIEDLAAKAGLDGAVEAARGIYRVANARMARAIRSVTVERGHDPRAFGLVAFGGAGPMHACALADRLDVETIRVPRANGVLSALGLLAADEHHDTLRTDQFALADADPGAVDEQFDDLAASVLSDASDPEAARVERAADLRYAGQSHELTVAVPDPFDAATVAERFEQAHERTRGYHLDDEPIEVVNLRATATIPGSEPDITHEGSDTEPVAHREAHFTDRAHETTVYDRGRLAPETTVAGPAIFEGGESTVVVPPGWETTVDGRGTLVVEKA; from the coding sequence ATGGACAGCGGCACGGTCCGTCTCGGCGTCGACGTCGGCGGGACCTTCACCGACGTGGTGCTCGTCGCCGACGGGGAAGTCACGACGGCGAAAGTGCCCACGACAGAATCGGACCAGAGCGAGGGCGTCCTGGCCGGCATCGCCGCGGCCTGTGAGGCGGCGGGTGTCGCCCCCGAGTGCGTCGACCAGTTCCGCCACGCGATGACCGTCTCGACGAACGCGATGCTGGAGGGGACCGGCGCGCGGACGGCGCTGGTCACCACCGAGGGGTTCCAGGACGTGCTGGCAATCGGGCGGCAGGACAGGCCGGCGCTGTACGACCTCGACGCGACGCGGCCCGACCCGCTCGTGCCCGCAGAGCGGCGCTACGAGGTGGACGAGCGGGCGACGCCAGACGGCATCGAGCGACGCGTGGACGAGGGGGAGGTAGACGACGTGGCCGCGGCCATCGCCGACAGCGAGGCCGAGAGCGTCGCCGTCTCCTTTCTGCACGCCTACGCCCACCCCGAGAACGAACGCCGCGTCGCCGAGCGCCTCCGGGAACGCCTCGACGCCCCGGTGGTCGCCTCCCACGAGACGCTGGCGGCCTTCCGGGAGTACGAGCGGACGGCGACCACCGTCGCGGACGCCTACGTCACGCCGGTCATCGACGCCTACCTCGGCCGCCTGGAGCGGGCAGCAGCGGAGCGCGACCTCCCGGCGGTCCAGGTGATGCAGTCCAACGGCGGCATCGCCGACACGGCGACCGTCAGGAACCACGGCGTGGAAACGGTACTCTCCGGGCCGGCGGCGGGCGTCGTCGGCGCGAGCCTCTTCGAAGACGATGCACACGAGGGAATCATCACCTTCGACATGGGCGGGACCTCCAGCGACGTGAGCCTCGTCCGCGACGGCGACGTCGAGGAGACGACCGACGCCGACATCGCCGGCCACCCGGTCAGGGTGCCGATGGTCGACGTCGAGACTGTCGGCGCTGGCGGTGGTTCCATCGCCCACGTCGACGCGGGCGGGGCGCTGCGGGTGGGTCCGGAATCCGCCGGCGCGGACCCGGGGCCGGCCTGCTACGGGAAAGGCGGCGACGAGCCGACGGTGACGGACGCGAACCTCGTGCTGGGCTACCTCGGCGCGGACACGGAACTCGGCGAGGGCCTCACGCTCGACGCGGAGCGGGCCAGAGCGGTCATCGAGGACCTGGCAGCGAAGGCGGGCCTCGACGGTGCAGTCGAAGCGGCCCGCGGTATCTACCGCGTGGCGAACGCACGGATGGCCAGAGCGATTCGGTCGGTGACCGTCGAGCGAGGGCACGACCCGCGGGCGTTCGGGCTGGTCGCATTCGGCGGTGCCGGGCCGATGCACGCCTGCGCGCTCGCCGACCGCCTGGACGTCGAGACCATTCGCGTGCCGCGGGCGAACGGCGTCCTCTCCGCGCTGGGCCTGCTGGCCGCAGACGAACACCACGACACGCTCCGGACGGACCAGTTCGCCCTCGCCGACGCGGACCCCGGCGCCGTGGACGAGCAGTTCGACGACCTGGCGGCGTCCGTGCTTTCTGACGCCAGCGACCCCGAAGCGGCACGCGTCGAGCGCGCGGCCGACCTCCGCTACGCCGGCCAGAGCCACGAACTCACGGTCGCGGTTCCGGACCCCTTCGACGCGGCGACCGTGGCAGAGCGATTCGAGCAGGCGCACGAACGCACCCGCGGCTACCACCTCGACGACGAACCCATCGAGGTCGTGAACCTGCGTGCGACGGCGACGATTCCGGGGAGCGAACCTGATATCACACACGAAGGAAGCGACACGGAGCCGGTCGCCCACCGTGAAGCACACTTCACCGACCGGGCTCACGAGACGACCGTCTACGACCGCGGCCGGCTCGCACCCGAAACGACCGTCGCCGGCCCGGCAATCTTCGAGGGCGGCGAGAGCACCGTCGTCGTCCCGCCGGGCTGGGAGACGACAGTCGACGGACGGGGAACGCTGGTGGTGGAGAAGGCATGA
- a CDS encoding hydantoinase B/oxoprolinase family protein: MSDDIGPVELEILRNQLESVAEEMGQVLIRGAYSPNITERRDCSTAIFDGDGRMVAQAEHIPVHLGAMPEAVDAVLAKSPDPGDLWLLNDPFQGGTHLPDVTLVSTITREGEIVGYAVSRAHHADVGGMAPGSMPAGAREIQQEGIRLPPIRLASAGDVDTDVEDLFLANVRNPRERRADLRAQVAANERGAERVGDLLADHGDRLLDAFDAVVDYSRERVETELRALPDGEYRATDVMEGDGVTETDIPIEVTVTVDGGRLEVDFAGTASQVAGNVNAPLAVAKSAVYFVVRCVTDPEIPPNHGCYEPVTVRAPAGSLLNPAPPAAVVGGNVETSQRVTDVVFAALAEAAPERVPAQGQGTMNNLVVGGDGFAYYETVGGGAGATQTSDGLSGVQVGMTNTLNTPVEALEQEYPLSVERYALRAGSGGAGAHRGGDGLVRSVTVLTDATVSLLTERRRHAPRGIAGGADGATGRNLVDGEQVGAKVTTDVPAGTTVTVETPGGGGHGSADEGDDDGE, encoded by the coding sequence ATGAGCGACGACATCGGCCCGGTCGAACTGGAGATACTGCGCAACCAGCTGGAGAGCGTCGCCGAGGAGATGGGACAGGTGTTGATTCGGGGGGCGTACTCGCCGAACATCACCGAGCGGCGGGACTGCTCGACGGCCATCTTCGACGGCGACGGGCGGATGGTCGCACAGGCCGAGCACATCCCGGTCCACCTCGGCGCGATGCCGGAGGCCGTCGACGCGGTGCTGGCGAAGTCGCCCGACCCCGGCGACCTCTGGCTGCTCAACGACCCCTTCCAGGGCGGGACCCACCTGCCCGACGTGACGCTCGTCTCGACGATTACCCGCGAAGGCGAGATAGTCGGCTACGCCGTCTCGCGGGCACACCACGCAGACGTCGGCGGGATGGCACCCGGGAGCATGCCCGCGGGCGCACGCGAGATACAGCAGGAGGGGATTCGACTCCCGCCGATACGGCTGGCGAGCGCCGGCGACGTCGACACCGACGTCGAGGACCTCTTCCTGGCGAACGTCCGGAACCCGCGCGAGCGGCGGGCGGACCTGCGCGCGCAGGTGGCCGCCAACGAGCGCGGGGCCGAGCGCGTCGGCGACCTGCTGGCCGACCACGGCGACCGACTGCTCGACGCCTTCGACGCCGTCGTCGACTACTCCCGCGAGCGCGTCGAGACGGAACTGCGAGCCTTGCCCGACGGCGAGTACCGCGCGACGGACGTGATGGAGGGCGACGGCGTGACGGAGACCGACATCCCCATCGAGGTGACAGTGACCGTCGACGGCGGGAGGCTGGAGGTGGACTTCGCGGGGACGGCGAGCCAGGTCGCCGGCAACGTCAACGCGCCGCTGGCGGTCGCAAAGAGCGCCGTGTACTTCGTCGTCCGCTGCGTCACGGACCCCGAGATTCCGCCGAACCACGGCTGCTACGAGCCGGTGACCGTTCGCGCACCCGCGGGGAGCCTGCTCAATCCCGCGCCGCCGGCGGCGGTGGTCGGGGGCAACGTCGAGACGAGCCAGCGCGTCACCGACGTGGTCTTCGCCGCACTCGCCGAGGCGGCCCCCGAGCGCGTCCCCGCGCAGGGCCAGGGGACGATGAACAACCTCGTCGTCGGCGGCGACGGCTTCGCCTACTACGAGACCGTCGGCGGCGGCGCGGGGGCGACACAGACCAGCGACGGCCTCTCCGGCGTCCAGGTGGGGATGACGAACACGCTAAACACGCCAGTCGAGGCGCTGGAACAGGAGTACCCCCTGAGCGTCGAGCGGTACGCGCTGCGGGCAGGCAGCGGCGGCGCGGGCGCACACCGCGGCGGGGACGGCCTCGTGCGCTCGGTGACAGTGCTGACGGACGCGACAGTCTCGCTGCTGACCGAGCGGCGGCGACACGCTCCCCGGGGCATCGCCGGCGGGGCGGACGGCGCGACCGGCCGGAACCTCGTCGACGGGGAGCAGGTGGGCGCGAAGGTGACGACAGACGTACCCGCGGGGACGACGGTCACCGTCGAGACGCCGGGCGGCGGGGGCCACGGCTCGGCAGACGAGGGAGACGACGACGGCGAGTGA
- a CDS encoding NAD-binding protein — protein MVVKTSRNAIIVGGGRVGRRTAASITNAGYTVTIIERDTEKQDILPQSPASRVIVGDGADVEVFKEANPTMADVVAGLTNDTDTNLAVCKLAKEIVPDARTLLRIGEDGAEDYAHLNYVDAIVYPAAAGARVATSQITGGNVR, from the coding sequence ATGGTCGTCAAAACAAGTCGGAACGCCATTATCGTCGGTGGCGGTCGGGTCGGTCGGCGGACGGCTGCCAGCATCACGAACGCAGGATACACGGTGACTATCATCGAGAGGGACACGGAGAAACAGGACATCTTGCCGCAGTCGCCCGCGAGCAGGGTGATCGTCGGTGACGGTGCGGACGTCGAGGTCTTCAAGGAGGCGAACCCGACGATGGCCGACGTCGTCGCCGGCCTCACGAACGACACCGACACGAATCTCGCGGTCTGCAAACTCGCCAAGGAAATCGTCCCCGACGCCAGGACGCTCCTTCGCATCGGGGAAGACGGTGCCGAGGACTACGCCCACCTCAACTACGTCGACGCTATCGTCTATCCCGCTGCAGCCGGGGCCAGAGTCGCCACCTCACAGATTACTGGTGGAAACGTCCGGTAG
- a CDS encoding type II toxin-antitoxin system HicB family antitoxin, which produces MASSTRDGDTHDGEIRLWQEDDWWIARDVETGVTTQGESREAALENLDDAVALHDDERGRAPTDEELRAAGIDPADNTTGNRDPPDVLD; this is translated from the coding sequence ATGGCTAGTTCGACTCGGGACGGTGACACCCACGATGGAGAGATCCGTCTCTGGCAAGAGGACGACTGGTGGATCGCCAGGGACGTGGAGACGGGAGTCACCACGCAGGGCGAATCCAGAGAAGCAGCTCTGGAGAACCTCGACGACGCCGTGGCACTACACGATGACGAGCGTGGTCGTGCGCCAACCGACGAGGAACTGCGTGCGGCGGGGATCGATCCAGCCGATAACACCACCGGAAACCGGGACCCACCGGACGTACTGGACTGA
- a CDS encoding SPFH domain-containing protein has protein sequence MLYPVPLQNLVSVPGIVGLLVLGLAVVTVWSSIRIVDAYDKEAYTVFGKYRGLLEPGITFVPPFISETTRFDMRTQTMDVPGQEAITRDNSPVTADAVVYLRVMDAKKAFLEVDDYKTAVSNLAQTTLRAVIGDMELDDTLNKRQAINARIRRELDEPTDEWGIRVESVEVREVKPSDEVQQAMEQQTGAERRRRATILEAQGERRSAIEQAQGDKQSNIIRAQGEKQSQILEAQGDAISTVLRAKSAESMGERAIIDKGMETLGEIGQGESTTFILPQELTSLVGRYGKHLTGSDVKENGHVLEGLEFDDETREMLGLDDIKEILGEIDAAAELDVSELEQQAKAVKDGEPSP, from the coding sequence ATGTTATATCCGGTTCCTTTACAGAATCTCGTCTCGGTTCCCGGGATTGTCGGGCTGCTCGTGCTCGGGTTGGCTGTCGTCACCGTCTGGAGTTCGATCCGGATAGTCGACGCCTACGACAAGGAGGCATACACCGTGTTCGGGAAGTATCGCGGCCTGCTCGAGCCGGGTATCACCTTCGTGCCGCCGTTTATCTCAGAGACGACCAGGTTCGATATGCGGACACAGACGATGGACGTCCCCGGACAGGAAGCGATCACGCGAGACAACTCCCCTGTGACCGCCGACGCCGTCGTCTATCTGCGCGTGATGGACGCCAAGAAGGCGTTTCTCGAGGTCGACGACTACAAGACCGCGGTCTCGAACCTCGCACAGACGACCCTGCGTGCGGTCATCGGTGATATGGAACTGGACGACACGCTGAACAAGCGCCAGGCGATCAACGCTCGCATCCGCAGGGAACTGGACGAGCCGACCGACGAATGGGGGATTCGCGTCGAGTCGGTCGAAGTCCGCGAGGTCAAGCCCTCCGATGAGGTTCAGCAGGCGATGGAACAGCAAACCGGTGCCGAGCGACGACGCCGGGCGACGATCCTCGAAGCGCAGGGTGAACGCCGCAGTGCCATCGAGCAAGCGCAGGGTGATAAGCAATCCAACATCATCCGCGCCCAGGGTGAGAAACAGAGCCAGATTCTCGAAGCTCAGGGCGACGCAATCTCCACTGTACTGAGAGCGAAATCCGCCGAGTCGATGGGCGAACGAGCGATCATCGACAAGGGGATGGAAACGCTGGGGGAAATCGGCCAGGGCGAATCGACGACGTTCATCCTGCCCCAGGAACTCACGTCGCTGGTGGGTCGCTACGGCAAGCACTTGACCGGTAGTGACGTCAAGGAGAACGGTCACGTCCTCGAAGGGCTGGAGTTCGACGACGAGACCCGCGAGATGCTCGGCCTGGACGACATCAAGGAGATTCTCGGCGAGATCGACGCAGCCGCCGAACTGGACGTCTCGGAACTGGAACAGCAGGCAAAGGCCGTCAAGGACGGCGAGCCGAGCCCCTGA
- a CDS encoding DUF2070 family protein — translation MTATQGNLAGLSRFIFGSPRWYNSVAMAVVLAAVTGWLAFDSAFPLDDAWRGVFFVGIPTVVAGILTPVVDQALGGSLTRDRASLLALACELLVVGLLMAAWLISEGLGLTQQFVLDALLIALAAIFGLRLLVVVATSRQPPLRAVVPASIQTVAAAVMLFVYSGTLYYLEVGGPLVQTVFARPEQAPVELQNSIFPFDFVLLAVICVIHAVAVWGFLEIIDRPWRSSLGVSVLDFVHGFIGHLAEGSRELEAFFEDIGEEALVPVTVLSARRPDGTEKARFVLPMIHPGPMGEIGGGNLPVRVAEQADGLAFVPHATAGHDFNLVTEREVDTICETADRAYQHIEYDGTATRGVRLVEGDATLTGHAFGDDALVVNTFSPTFADDVEYAVGLSAAAEARTSGLDDVLLVDAHNCNNGLDGEDLGHVVPGSERSFDMLHGAGRLGKRLAGMAQHDLRLGVAHEETPWEPDEGIGPLGIRVAVFEAGGHTTAYVLVDGNNMEPGLRERIVDAIDAVDLVEVMTSDTHIVNTVEAENQVGDSIPEADLVALVDSLVGRALADLEPVEAGMASEQAEVTVFGNDRTETLASHANAMVSMGFALAAVFVLAVLSISILIFALASSAPW, via the coding sequence ATGACAGCGACGCAGGGAAACCTCGCTGGGCTCTCGCGGTTCATCTTCGGGTCCCCCCGGTGGTACAACAGCGTCGCGATGGCGGTCGTCCTCGCCGCGGTGACGGGGTGGCTCGCCTTCGACTCCGCGTTCCCGCTGGACGACGCCTGGCGAGGGGTCTTCTTCGTCGGCATCCCGACCGTCGTCGCGGGCATCCTCACGCCCGTCGTCGACCAGGCGCTGGGCGGGTCGCTCACCCGCGACCGCGCATCCCTGCTCGCGCTCGCCTGCGAACTGCTGGTCGTCGGCCTGCTGATGGCCGCCTGGCTCATCTCCGAGGGTCTCGGCCTCACCCAGCAGTTCGTCCTCGACGCACTGCTCATCGCGCTGGCGGCCATCTTCGGCTTGCGCCTGCTCGTCGTCGTCGCCACCTCGCGCCAGCCACCGCTCCGGGCCGTCGTGCCGGCGAGCATCCAGACCGTCGCCGCGGCGGTCATGCTGTTCGTCTACAGCGGCACGCTGTACTACCTGGAGGTCGGCGGCCCGCTCGTCCAGACGGTATTCGCCCGCCCCGAGCAGGCCCCGGTCGAACTCCAGAACAGCATCTTCCCGTTCGACTTCGTCCTGCTCGCGGTCATCTGCGTCATCCACGCCGTGGCCGTGTGGGGCTTTCTCGAAATCATCGACCGGCCGTGGCGCTCCAGTCTCGGGGTCTCCGTGCTGGATTTCGTCCACGGGTTCATCGGCCACCTCGCGGAGGGCTCGCGCGAACTCGAAGCCTTCTTCGAGGACATCGGCGAGGAGGCGCTCGTCCCGGTGACGGTCCTCTCCGCGCGCCGGCCCGACGGCACGGAGAAGGCCCGCTTCGTTCTCCCGATGATACACCCGGGACCGATGGGGGAAATCGGCGGCGGGAACCTCCCCGTCCGCGTCGCCGAGCAGGCCGACGGGCTGGCGTTCGTCCCCCACGCCACCGCCGGCCACGACTTCAACCTCGTCACCGAGCGCGAGGTCGACACCATCTGCGAGACGGCCGACCGCGCCTACCAGCACATCGAGTACGACGGCACGGCCACCCGCGGCGTCCGCCTGGTCGAGGGCGACGCCACCCTGACCGGCCACGCCTTCGGCGACGACGCGCTCGTCGTCAACACGTTCTCGCCGACCTTCGCCGACGACGTGGAGTACGCCGTCGGCCTCTCGGCGGCCGCCGAGGCCCGCACCAGCGGGCTCGACGACGTGTTGCTCGTCGACGCCCACAACTGCAACAACGGCCTCGACGGCGAGGACCTGGGTCACGTCGTCCCCGGCAGCGAGCGCTCTTTCGACATGCTTCACGGCGCTGGCCGCCTCGGAAAGCGTCTGGCGGGGATGGCCCAGCACGACCTCCGCCTGGGCGTCGCCCACGAGGAGACGCCCTGGGAGCCCGACGAGGGAATCGGTCCGCTGGGCATCCGCGTTGCCGTCTTCGAAGCCGGCGGCCACACCACCGCATACGTCCTCGTCGATGGCAACAACATGGAACCGGGGCTGCGCGAGCGCATCGTCGACGCCATCGACGCGGTGGACCTGGTGGAGGTGATGACCAGCGACACCCACATCGTCAACACCGTCGAGGCCGAGAACCAGGTCGGCGACAGCATCCCCGAAGCCGACCTGGTCGCGCTGGTCGATTCGCTGGTCGGGCGCGCGCTGGCGGACCTCGAACCCGTCGAGGCCGGCATGGCGAGCGAGCAGGCCGAGGTCACCGTCTTCGGCAACGACCGCACCGAGACGCTGGCCAGCCACGCCAACGCCATGGTCTCGATGGGCTTCGCGCTGGCCGCCGTGTTCGTCCTCGCCGTCCTCTCCATCAGCATCCTCATCTTCGCCCTCGCCTCCAGCGCGCCCTGGTAA
- a CDS encoding GMP synthase subunit A yields MTRIDVVDNHGQFTHLEHRALRDMGVDVETIDNDTPPADIEADGLVLSGGPDIDRIGNCPDYLDLDIPIFGICLGMQIIADALDGRVGPGDYGGYADVTVEITEPEDPLVGSLAPETRVWASHADEVKEVPSGFTRTARSDVCDVEAMSDVDRDLYGVQWHPEVAHTERGEEVFENFLARCQ; encoded by the coding sequence ATGACCCGCATCGACGTCGTGGACAACCACGGCCAGTTCACCCACCTGGAACACCGCGCGCTCCGGGACATGGGCGTGGACGTCGAGACCATCGACAACGACACGCCACCGGCGGACATCGAGGCCGACGGCCTCGTCCTCTCCGGCGGGCCCGACATCGACCGCATCGGTAACTGCCCCGACTACCTCGACCTGGACATCCCGATTTTCGGCATCTGTCTGGGCATGCAGATAATCGCCGACGCACTCGACGGTCGGGTCGGCCCCGGCGACTACGGCGGCTACGCCGATGTGACCGTCGAGATTACCGAGCCCGAGGACCCGCTGGTCGGCTCGCTCGCCCCCGAGACCCGCGTCTGGGCCAGCCACGCCGACGAGGTCAAGGAGGTTCCGTCGGGCTTCACCCGCACCGCGAGAAGCGACGTCTGCGACGTCGAGGCGATGAGCGATGTCGACCGCGACCTCTACGGCGTCCAGTGGCACCCCGAGGTGGCCCACACCGAACGCGGCGAGGAAGTCTTCGAGAACTTCCTGGCTCGCTGTCAGTAA